The following coding sequences are from one Rhodothermia bacterium window:
- a CDS encoding PH domain-containing protein — translation MFGKLAADALGISDIGSVISPADYNKVDSDDYVMHEEGERIFFLIKSKTDEYCFTNTAFIHVDGASAVSKKRNLYRREYAHNQIHHVSMETAGTIDMDVEIKFSMGDKHYSIDIHKKHLEEVKDLYKTLVRIGTIQKENNVMLGYAQTSLNHATSAVGRATASTSLEAEFKAINQYSFDWLRQAHKTYNVKDFSSVFEMFIKN, via the coding sequence ATGTTTGGAAAATTAGCAGCAGATGCGCTTGGAATCAGCGATATTGGTTCAGTGATCTCACCCGCAGATTATAACAAAGTGGATTCCGACGATTATGTGATGCACGAAGAAGGTGAACGCATTTTCTTCCTCATCAAGTCCAAAACGGACGAGTATTGTTTTACCAATACCGCTTTTATCCATGTGGATGGCGCTTCTGCCGTCAGTAAGAAACGTAACCTATACCGACGAGAATATGCCCACAACCAAATTCATCATGTCTCGATGGAAACGGCTGGCACCATTGACATGGACGTGGAAATTAAATTCAGCATGGGCGATAAGCACTACTCCATTGACATTCATAAAAAGCACTTGGAAGAAGTTAAGGATCTCTACAAAACCCTTGTACGCATCGGGACAATCCAAAAGGAAAACAATGTGATGCTCGGCTATGCTCAAACCAGCCTAAACCACGCCACAAGTGCCGTTGGACGAGCAACCGCCTCCACCAGCCTTGAGGCCGAATTTAAAGCCATCAATCAGTACTCCTTCGACTGGCTCCGTCAAGCTCACAAGACCTATAATGTGAAAGATT
- a CDS encoding tetratricopeptide repeat protein produces MKKVSVICLFLFAMTSPWLFAQSSPMLANQFFQAQKWEDAERAYQRLVQEKPDVFLNWYRLGYARQMQKKMQEAIAAYQKGLGMNPNAPMLQFQLARIFASLSNPQTALSHLEDALNAGFSQASAIEQAEEFVSLKADPAFQELLLLAKKRQTPCMYEAAYRKFDFWVGAWEVKVSGQLVGKNTIEVISGGCALLENWVATNGGTGKSINFYDAALGKWKQTWVGTQGGPMEFVEVKSDENQMIFEANIMNPTDKKTKITRLSFVKQPNGDVRQYFEDSFDGGGTWHSTFDAMYVRV; encoded by the coding sequence ATGAAGAAAGTTTCAGTTATTTGCTTGTTCTTGTTTGCGATGACTTCGCCATGGCTTTTTGCGCAGTCCTCGCCCATGCTTGCCAACCAATTTTTTCAGGCACAAAAATGGGAAGATGCGGAAAGGGCGTATCAACGTTTAGTACAAGAAAAACCGGATGTTTTCCTGAATTGGTATCGTTTAGGGTATGCCCGTCAGATGCAGAAAAAAATGCAAGAAGCGATCGCAGCCTATCAAAAAGGCTTGGGCATGAATCCCAATGCACCAATGTTGCAATTCCAGTTAGCTCGGATATTTGCTTCCCTTTCCAATCCTCAAACGGCACTTTCCCATTTAGAGGACGCGCTCAATGCAGGTTTTTCGCAGGCTTCCGCAATCGAACAAGCCGAAGAGTTTGTGTCACTCAAGGCAGATCCGGCCTTCCAAGAGTTGCTTCTTTTAGCCAAAAAGCGGCAAACGCCTTGTATGTATGAAGCAGCATATCGGAAGTTTGATTTCTGGGTTGGCGCTTGGGAGGTAAAGGTAAGTGGGCAATTGGTTGGAAAAAACACCATCGAGGTCATTTCCGGTGGATGTGCGTTGTTGGAAAATTGGGTAGCAACAAACGGTGGAACCGGAAAGAGCATTAATTTTTATGATGCGGCGCTTGGGAAATGGAAACAAACATGGGTGGGGACGCAAGGCGGGCCAATGGAATTTGTAGAGGTAAAATCAGACGAAAACCAGATGATCTTTGAAGCGAATATTATGAACCCAACGGATAAAAAGACCAAAATCACCCGTCTATCCTTTGTCAAACAACCAAATGGCGATGTTCGTCAATATTTTGAGGACTCCTTTGATGGAGGAGGTACATGGCACAGCACCTTTGATGCAATGTATGTGCGGGTATAA
- a CDS encoding heavy metal translocating P-type ATPase: MSVIEEQPLVRQDVTPETACDHCGLPVGKYPILSENAVFCCAGCEIVFDALHVSGLEATYYKLRASDGLANKPVLAISEKELDLVGLDSPQFVEKHTLLRLDGNREALLFLEGLHCTACVWLIEQMPKMLKGVVEARVDYVRNQLRLIWNNEVIQLSEVAKWLAPFGYKLQPARQTNLKERTQDEQRLLIRLGISWALAGNVMLLALAFYSGLDMSNQSELTIAGRWMSLILATFSLGIGGIIFFQKALQSLRMAWYIRSLNRLHMDVPISFGILIGYFYSFWATLTHRGDVWFDSITVLTAALLTARWLHLKSTRLAMDASDQLLTLVPSMARRVVGKWVGDRNQPFEVVSSDLLNPGEVAVVYAGEVFPIDGIIAVGETKVNNAVITGESLPISCTVGDRVQAGSTNLTGMVHVAVQASGEDTRIGKLVAWVREGAEKPAEVIQWVDRIGGWFVFVVLILAVITGYWWWEQGVDTAMSHVVALLVVTCPCALGMATPLALAIGAGRAARAGIYLKQTAIFDDVLEADTIVLDKTGTITAGKMNLISWEGDVRAMQLAAVLESQSIHPIAQAFLAAFPETEALKRQLRATIKKVEVFSNGICGEIENRQIVVGRPDWVLEQAKFHDAALVNALAMYAQNGATPIAIASEGVLVAVAQVGDQMREDAPALIKTWQLQNKQVFILSGDHPDVVHKLGEKLEIPSSHLLGHQTPEMKQSFVETLKKDNKKVLMLGDGVNDATALGVADVGIAVQGSSTASMVSADVFVTSAGLSPVQNLLVSSRKVKHVVKRNLAFSLLYNLVMALVAMFGAVSPLVAAIAMPLSSLVVIGSSVLQKTFNKA; the protein is encoded by the coding sequence ATGTCTGTTATTGAAGAACAGCCGTTAGTGCGGCAAGATGTTACACCAGAAACCGCGTGTGACCATTGCGGACTACCTGTCGGGAAGTATCCAATCCTTTCAGAAAATGCCGTATTCTGCTGTGCTGGATGCGAAATAGTCTTTGATGCACTCCATGTCTCTGGTCTTGAGGCAACTTATTACAAACTCCGTGCATCAGACGGGCTTGCCAATAAACCGGTTTTGGCTATTTCTGAAAAAGAATTGGATTTGGTGGGCTTGGATTCTCCGCAGTTTGTCGAAAAACATACCCTTTTAAGACTTGATGGCAATCGAGAAGCCTTGTTGTTTTTAGAAGGATTACATTGTACGGCATGTGTATGGCTCATCGAGCAAATGCCCAAAATGTTGAAGGGCGTTGTTGAAGCGCGAGTGGACTATGTGCGTAACCAATTGCGGTTAATTTGGAACAACGAGGTGATTCAACTCTCCGAAGTGGCAAAGTGGTTGGCTCCATTTGGTTATAAACTCCAACCGGCCCGCCAAACCAACCTAAAAGAGCGTACCCAAGACGAACAACGTTTGTTGATACGTTTGGGCATCTCTTGGGCCTTGGCTGGAAATGTAATGCTATTGGCATTGGCGTTTTATTCGGGCTTAGACATGAGCAATCAGTCGGAATTGACCATTGCTGGCAGATGGATGAGCCTGATTCTCGCCACTTTTTCTTTGGGTATTGGGGGTATAATTTTCTTCCAAAAAGCCCTTCAGTCCCTCCGAATGGCTTGGTACATCCGATCCTTAAACAGGCTTCATATGGATGTTCCCATCTCTTTTGGCATCCTAATTGGTTATTTTTACAGCTTTTGGGCAACCCTTACGCATAGGGGTGATGTGTGGTTCGATTCAATCACGGTTCTTACAGCAGCACTGCTCACCGCAAGATGGTTACACCTGAAAAGTACACGTCTTGCCATGGATGCCAGTGATCAGTTGTTAACCCTCGTTCCGTCTATGGCGCGGCGCGTGGTAGGGAAATGGGTTGGAGACAGGAACCAGCCTTTTGAAGTGGTCTCCTCCGATCTGTTAAATCCGGGTGAGGTAGCGGTTGTTTATGCTGGAGAGGTCTTTCCAATTGATGGCATCATTGCGGTAGGCGAAACCAAAGTGAACAATGCGGTAATCACAGGTGAGAGTTTGCCGATTTCTTGTACCGTTGGAGATCGGGTTCAGGCTGGTTCTACCAATCTAACGGGTATGGTGCACGTGGCCGTTCAGGCTTCGGGCGAAGACACACGGATCGGGAAATTAGTGGCTTGGGTACGCGAAGGAGCCGAAAAGCCCGCCGAGGTTATACAATGGGTAGATCGGATTGGTGGATGGTTTGTGTTTGTGGTTTTGATTTTGGCAGTGATCACAGGGTATTGGTGGTGGGAACAAGGCGTGGATACCGCAATGTCGCATGTGGTTGCGTTACTGGTGGTGACGTGTCCGTGTGCCTTGGGGATGGCTACACCTTTGGCATTGGCCATCGGCGCGGGACGAGCCGCAAGAGCCGGGATTTATCTAAAACAAACGGCTATTTTTGATGATGTCCTTGAGGCCGATACTATAGTTTTGGATAAAACCGGAACGATTACTGCGGGCAAAATGAACCTCATCTCTTGGGAGGGAGATGTACGGGCAATGCAGTTGGCGGCGGTCTTAGAGTCGCAAAGCATACATCCTATTGCACAAGCCTTTTTAGCCGCATTTCCAGAGACAGAGGCTTTAAAGCGCCAATTACGCGCTACCATTAAAAAGGTCGAAGTCTTTTCCAATGGCATTTGTGGCGAGATTGAAAACCGACAAATTGTGGTTGGGCGACCAGATTGGGTGCTTGAGCAAGCAAAATTCCACGATGCCGCATTAGTAAACGCACTGGCCATGTATGCCCAAAATGGTGCAACACCGATTGCCATCGCATCGGAGGGGGTTTTGGTCGCTGTTGCCCAAGTAGGCGATCAAATGCGTGAAGATGCTCCAGCGCTAATTAAAACGTGGCAACTCCAAAATAAACAAGTCTTTATCCTATCGGGTGATCATCCTGATGTGGTACATAAATTGGGCGAGAAGTTGGAAATTCCGTCCTCTCATTTACTAGGTCACCAGACGCCGGAAATGAAGCAGTCTTTTGTGGAAACCCTGAAAAAGGACAACAAAAAGGTGTTGATGTTGGGTGATGGGGTGAATGATGCCACAGCACTTGGTGTAGCAGATGTGGGCATCGCTGTTCAAGGAAGTAGCACCGCAAGTATGGTTTCAGCGGATGTTTTCGTGACTTCTGCAGGGCTTTCACCTGTGCAAAACCTCTTGGTTTCTTCGCGAAAGGTGAAACATGTGGTGAAGCGGAACCTCGCCTTCTCTTTGCTCTATAACCTCGTTATGGCACTTGTTGCTATGTTTGGCGCCGTAAGTCCTTTGGTCGCAGCCATTGCAATGCCCTTAAGCTCCTTGGTCGTGATTGGTTCTTCTGTCCTTCAAAAAACGTTTAATAAAGCCTAA
- a CDS encoding aldehyde dehydrogenase family protein, which produces MKNGNVVLAEKSAVSELLFGDLWTYAPAPESSSVAKIKPQYGHFINGAWEEGQDFFPTINPATEEVLSHFPSADEATVARAVEAARLAYEKYWKALSGIERAKYLYKIGRALQERAREFAVLETMDNGKPIKETRDVDIPLSSAHFLYYAGWADKLDYAFAGAKPEPLGVAGQIIPWNFPLLMAAWKLAPALATGNTVVLKPAETTPLTAALLAEVIQEADLPPGVVNMIFGAGKTGAALVRHPDLDKVAFTGSTEVGRLIQKTIAGTKKRLTLELGGKGANMIFEDAPIDQAVDGIVQGIYFNQGHVCCAGSRLLVQESIADEVIHKLKIRIASLRLGDPLDKNTDVGAINSRPQLEKIQELVAAGVEEGAHLWAAPCELPNRGFFYKPSIFTEVAQSHRIAQEEIFGPVLSVITFRTPAEAIEKANNSPYGLAGGIWSDKGSKLFKLAGALRTGIVWGNTYNHFDPASPFGGYKESGYGREGGLHGLLPYIRL; this is translated from the coding sequence ATGAAAAACGGAAACGTTGTCCTCGCCGAGAAATCGGCAGTATCAGAACTTTTATTTGGCGATCTTTGGACTTACGCCCCGGCCCCAGAGTCTTCGTCCGTCGCAAAAATCAAGCCACAATACGGCCATTTCATCAATGGCGCATGGGAAGAAGGCCAAGATTTCTTTCCCACCATCAATCCAGCAACGGAAGAGGTCTTGTCCCATTTTCCCTCCGCCGATGAAGCCACCGTTGCGCGGGCAGTAGAAGCCGCCCGATTGGCCTACGAAAAATACTGGAAGGCATTGTCTGGCATTGAGCGTGCCAAATACCTTTACAAAATTGGCCGTGCATTACAAGAACGTGCAAGAGAATTTGCGGTTTTGGAAACAATGGACAATGGAAAACCTATCAAAGAAACACGCGATGTGGACATTCCGCTTTCTTCCGCACATTTTCTGTATTATGCAGGCTGGGCGGACAAGTTAGATTATGCCTTTGCTGGTGCGAAACCCGAACCTCTTGGTGTTGCGGGCCAGATTATCCCTTGGAACTTCCCACTCCTTATGGCAGCTTGGAAGCTCGCACCGGCCTTAGCAACGGGCAATACAGTTGTGCTTAAACCTGCCGAAACAACGCCCTTAACCGCCGCCTTACTCGCCGAGGTTATCCAAGAAGCCGACCTCCCTCCGGGCGTGGTGAACATGATTTTTGGTGCGGGGAAAACAGGAGCGGCCTTGGTGCGACATCCCGACTTAGACAAGGTGGCCTTTACGGGTTCTACCGAAGTTGGACGGTTGATCCAAAAAACCATTGCTGGAACCAAGAAACGATTGACGTTGGAACTCGGCGGAAAAGGAGCCAATATGATCTTTGAAGATGCTCCGATAGATCAAGCGGTGGATGGAATTGTTCAAGGCATTTATTTTAATCAAGGACACGTTTGTTGTGCTGGCTCGCGGTTACTTGTCCAAGAAAGTATTGCAGATGAAGTCATCCATAAACTTAAAATCCGCATCGCTTCGCTCCGATTGGGCGATCCGTTAGACAAGAATACGGACGTTGGTGCGATAAATTCGCGGCCACAGTTGGAAAAAATACAAGAATTGGTGGCGGCTGGCGTAGAAGAAGGCGCGCATCTTTGGGCGGCTCCTTGCGAATTGCCGAATAGAGGCTTCTTTTACAAACCATCCATCTTTACCGAGGTTGCTCAAAGTCACCGCATTGCTCAAGAAGAAATCTTTGGGCCTGTTCTGTCCGTCATTACCTTTAGAACACCTGCCGAGGCCATTGAGAAAGCCAATAATTCGCCTTATGGCTTGGCTGGCGGAATCTGGTCGGACAAGGGAAGCAAACTTTTCAAGCTGGCAGGGGCACTCCGAACAGGCATTGTGTGGGGAAATACCTACAACCACTTTGATCCTGCAAGTCCGTTTGGAGGCTACAAAGAATCTGGATATGGTCGCGAAGGTGGGCTACATGGCCTTCTTCCCTACATCCGACTATAA
- the ccoS gene encoding cbb3-type cytochrome oxidase assembly protein CcoS: protein MNILMVMVPIAILLAAVAVYAFTWAIRSGQYEDTETPAMRMLWDDEDGQVKQKNS, encoded by the coding sequence ATGAATATTTTGATGGTCATGGTTCCCATTGCAATTCTTCTGGCAGCGGTTGCGGTTTATGCCTTCACGTGGGCCATTCGTTCAGGCCAATACGAAGATACCGAAACGCCAGCCATGCGAATGCTCTGGGACGACGAAGACGGACAAGTTAAACAGAAAAATTCATGA